Genomic window (Ruminococcus flavefaciens AE3010):
AACTACTATGAGAGCGCCTGTAAAGGTCGCCGACAGCTCCACGCAGGAATCACATATAGCCTCGATAGCGGGGTTCCAGCGCTGCTTGACCTCGTCGTTATCCTGTCCCAGACCGAAAAGGTGTATACCGAACTTGGTACGTCCTGCTTTTTCAAGAGCTCTTCTCAGCTCGGGCTGGAAGAGTACTATCATTGCCAGAACGCCCATGCTCAGGGTCTTTTCCAGCAGATAGCTGACCACCTTCAGTTCAAGGTATTTACTGATGAAATAGCCTGCAACAAGAAGAATGATACCCTTTACAAGCTGACCTGCACGGGTCTCGCGGATAAGCTTCAGGAGCAGGTAGATAACATATGTAAGAATAACAACGTCGATGACGTCCGTAAACTTGAAGGTACTGATGACACTGAGAAAAGCGTCCAGTATCTCCTGTGGAGAGGAGTCGAACAACTTATGCGGAGTAGAAATGAACAAATAAACACCCCCTTGGGGAATTACACATATTTATTATCTGTTAGTTATCTATGTAAGTATGAGGACAGGGTGTCCTCATAGCTGACTGCACAATACTGCATACTATTATTGTACCACAAATTCTGATAATTTCAATAGTTTTTTAAGAATTTTGTAAATTTTTCAATATCTTAACAAAATATACAAGTTTCATTACCTCCGCCTCGGTATTGAATGCTGAGGGAGCAAAACGTACCGTGCCGCCTTTGGTGCCCAGTGCTGCGTGAGCAAGAGCAGCACAGTGATACCCCGCACGGAGGCAGAAGCCGTTTTCGCTCAGATACGCCGCAGCGTCCTCGGAGCTTATATCTCCCACGTTGAAGGACACTATGGGAGCATACTCCCCATCACAGTCACGGCAGACCTTAACGCCGTCTATGGCGGCAAGCTCCGAAATGAATCTGCGGCAGAGCCTCTCCTCATGGGCGCGGATATTGTCCATACCGCGGCTTTTTATGAAGCGTATGCCCTCTCCCACTGTAACGGCTCCGATTATATTGGGAGTACCGCTTTCAAGGCTGTCGGGAAGAAGCTCGGGCTGAAAAAGGCTGAGAGAAGCACTGCCTGTTCCACCCTGTATTATGGGAGCTATGGTATATTTCCCGTCAGTGACGAGAAGTCCCGTGCCCGTTATGCCGTAAAGCCCCTTGTGCCCTGCGGTACAGAGTATATTTATGCCGTGGGACAGCTTTATATCATAAATGCCGCAGACCTGAGCTCCGTCTGCGATAAAACATATATCATGCACGCGGCAGAGCTCCCCTATCTCGCGGTATGGCAGGAGCTGTCCCGTGACGTTGCTTGCAAGAGTGCATACCACCGCCCTTGTGTCGCTGCGTATCAGCCTGCGGAAGCTCTCCACGGTACGCTCCTTATCCGCGAATACCTCTGCTACAGACATAGTCACCTGTTTTTTCAGCGCAAGAGCCACAGCAGGTCGGGCGGCGGAGTTATGCTCCATACTGCTTATTATAATATGCCCGCCATCTGCCATGACGCCCTGTATCGCCATATTCAGCGCATGGGTGCAGTTCAGCGTGAACACAGTATTCTCAGGCTCTGCACCGAAAAAGTCCGCCGCTGTTTCACGGGCGCTGTAATACGCCTCGGAAGTGCGCATGGCAAGCTGATGCCCGCCTCTGCCTGCATTCCCGCCGAAGTTCATTATTGCATCGGCAGCCGCCCTGCGGACGCTCAGCGGCTTGGGATAGGTGGTGGCGGCGTTGTCAAAGTTTATCATCATCGGCAGCACCGTCCATTCTTATGGTATAGGGTACGGAATAGCTGTCAAGTATCTCGGCTGCCCTGCCGCAGCGGTCTCCCACATGCAGCGAGAAGCCGCAGCCGTTCTCGGAGTCCCTGCCGCGGCGCTTTATAACACTTGGATAACCGCGCTGTCTCAGCAGCCGCTGTCCCTTGACAGCGTATGTGTAGGACGGCATATCGAATATACAGTTCGTCAAAAGTATCCCCCCTGACTGCATCAGTCTGCGCAGTCAGCAATATGCGGTACACTTCATTATATGATTTTGTGAGTTTTTAGTGATTAGAAAGCAGGTTTGTAGGGGCTGCCTTTGGCAGTCCGCCAATTGAGAATTGAGAATGAAGAATTGAAAATGTAGGGACGGCGTTCCGCCGCCTGTGTATGCCGTTTCACACAATTACGATATATCAATGCAGCCATGTAGGGGCGCCCTTTGGGCGTCCGCAGGTTCCAATGAAATTAAGACGAACTGCCAAAGGCTGCTCCTACAGTGTGTCATTTGGAATTTTACGGTTATTGGCGGGACGTCGAGGACGCCGTCCCCTACAGTATGGCATTTAGAGTTTTACGGTTATTGGCGGGCGGATAATATCTGCCCCTACTTAGCTCTTAGCTCTTGAAATACGCTCTGATATCTGTTATAATATAATGTGACGCTTTTATGAAAGGAACTTCCATATGGATATCAGATCGACCGTCGTTTCTCTCTCAGAGGTCTCGGGAGCTTCGGGCAGCGAATCAAAGGCTGCACAGCTTGCACTGTCAATGCTTCGCGGATACTGTCCCGACGCTGAGATAATAAACGGCAATGTTATTGGTAAATTCGGCACTCACAAAGAGGGACTCCCCTCGCTGGTGCTCGACGCACATATAGACCAGATAGGCTTTGCTGTCACATACATCACCGACGAGGGCTTCATCAAGGTGGGCAATGTAGGCGGCATTGACCGCAGACTTCTCCCCGCACAGCCCGTAGTGGTACACGGCAGCCGCGACATAAAGGGCGTGATATGCTCTGTACCGCCCCACCTTACCAACGGCGGCAGCGAAGTCCTTGAAATGGACGATGTTGCCATTGATACGGGACTTACAAAGGCTGAGCTCGAACCCCTTGTGGCTCTGGGAGACTCCGTGACCTTTGACGTGACCTGCCGCGACCTCATAGGCAGCCGTATAACATGCGGAGCTCTCGACGACCGCTGCGGAGTAGCTTCCATTCTCTATGCTCTGGAGCTTCTCAGAGACAGCGCCCCTGCCTATAACGTCACCGTTATCTTCTCCACTCAGGAAGAAGTTGGCGAGCGCGGCGCTAAGATTGGCGCTTTCGCCGTTGACCCCGATATAGCTCTGGCTGTGGACGTAAGCTTTGCATACGCTATAGGCGAGGAGGAGAGCAAGTGCGGCTATCTGGGAAAGGGTCCCATGATAGGCATTTCACCCTCACTTTCCCGCGAGATAAGCGACGGGCTTTTTGCAGCTGCCCAAAAGTCTGATATCCCCTGTCAGACAGAGGTAATGACAGGCATGACAGGCACAAATGCAGACAGATACTCCGTGAACCGCTGCGGCGCTAAGACCTGTACCGTGTCCATTCCCCTGCGCAATATGCACACTCCCGTTGAGGTCATAGACCTTAACGATGTGGAGCTCACCGCAAAGCTTTTAGCTGCATACATAAGGGGGGACAAG
Coding sequences:
- the cdaA gene encoding diadenylate cyclase CdaA — its product is MFISTPHKLFDSSPQEILDAFLSVISTFKFTDVIDVVILTYVIYLLLKLIRETRAGQLVKGIILLVAGYFISKYLELKVVSYLLEKTLSMGVLAMIVLFQPELRRALEKAGRTKFGIHLFGLGQDNDEVKQRWNPAIEAICDSCVELSATFTGALIVVERQVRLGEQIETGTILNATPSKEVFGNIFYPKTPLHDGAVIMRDGIILAAACFLPKPAKDALINKKLGSRHRAAIGMSENSDAIVIVVSEETGQISVALNGTLTRDYTRDKLKALLEEQLFKDKTEISIGRKKLFSSRSERRKKK
- a CDS encoding aminotransferase class V-fold PLP-dependent enzyme; the encoded protein is MMINFDNAATTYPKPLSVRRAAADAIMNFGGNAGRGGHQLAMRTSEAYYSARETAADFFGAEPENTVFTLNCTHALNMAIQGVMADGGHIIISSMEHNSAARPAVALALKKQVTMSVAEVFADKERTVESFRRLIRSDTRAVVCTLASNVTGQLLPYREIGELCRVHDICFIADGAQVCGIYDIKLSHGINILCTAGHKGLYGITGTGLLVTDGKYTIAPIIQGGTGSASLSLFQPELLPDSLESGTPNIIGAVTVGEGIRFIKSRGMDNIRAHEERLCRRFISELAAIDGVKVCRDCDGEYAPIVSFNVGDISSEDAAAYLSENGFCLRAGYHCAALAHAALGTKGGTVRFAPSAFNTEAEVMKLVYFVKILKNLQNS
- a CDS encoding putative Se/S carrier-like protein, yielding MTNCIFDMPSYTYAVKGQRLLRQRGYPSVIKRRGRDSENGCGFSLHVGDRCGRAAEILDSYSVPYTIRMDGAADDDKL
- a CDS encoding M20/M25/M40 family metallo-hydrolase; its protein translation is MDIRSTVVSLSEVSGASGSESKAAQLALSMLRGYCPDAEIINGNVIGKFGTHKEGLPSLVLDAHIDQIGFAVTYITDEGFIKVGNVGGIDRRLLPAQPVVVHGSRDIKGVICSVPPHLTNGGSEVLEMDDVAIDTGLTKAELEPLVALGDSVTFDVTCRDLIGSRITCGALDDRCGVASILYALELLRDSAPAYNVTVIFSTQEEVGERGAKIGAFAVDPDIALAVDVSFAYAIGEEESKCGYLGKGPMIGISPSLSREISDGLFAAAQKSDIPCQTEVMTGMTGTNADRYSVNRCGAKTCTVSIPLRNMHTPVEVIDLNDVELTAKLLAAYIRGDK